The following proteins are encoded in a genomic region of Streptomyces sp. SLBN-31:
- a CDS encoding TetR/AcrR family transcriptional regulator: MGGMAKTEAGTGTGRRVSEARERLLKTAAQLFYAEGIHTVGVDRLVAESKVTNATFYRHFRSKEDLAVAYLQSVDQAIRIQIDTLTAADVPTDGILRGIGASLVDQIRSPGYRGCAFLNAAAEFPDPDHPVHRAVVQHRDWFLQTITGLFAPITVEQADHAGRHFVMLRDGAMSAGYLGDPVLAGETLLRGIEGLLRIHAARGKDERASSDSASDQTSSAAETVSDIECSPSAGPR, encoded by the coding sequence ATGGGCGGCATGGCAAAGACGGAAGCCGGCACTGGCACCGGCAGGCGAGTCTCCGAGGCCCGGGAAAGGCTCCTGAAGACCGCCGCGCAGCTCTTCTACGCGGAGGGCATCCACACGGTGGGCGTCGACCGTCTCGTCGCCGAATCGAAGGTCACCAACGCCACCTTCTACCGCCACTTCCGCAGCAAAGAAGACCTTGCCGTCGCCTACCTCCAGAGCGTCGACCAGGCGATCCGCATCCAGATCGACACCCTGACGGCCGCGGACGTGCCGACCGACGGCATCCTGCGCGGCATCGGTGCGTCCCTGGTCGATCAGATCCGCTCGCCCGGTTACCGCGGATGCGCCTTCCTCAACGCGGCAGCGGAATTCCCCGATCCCGACCACCCGGTCCACCGCGCCGTCGTGCAACACCGCGACTGGTTCCTTCAGACGATCACCGGCCTGTTCGCCCCGATCACCGTCGAACAGGCCGATCACGCCGGGCGGCACTTCGTCATGCTCCGCGACGGCGCGATGAGTGCCGGCTACCTCGGTGACCCCGTCCTGGCCGGCGAGACCTTGCTGCGCGGCATCGAAGGACTGCTGCGGATCCACGCCGCCCGAGGGAAGGACGAGCGCGCCTCTTCCGACTCCGCATCCGATCAGACATCGTCGGCGGCCGAGACGGTCTCCGACATCGAGTGCTCGCCCAGCGCGGGTCCTCGGTGA
- a CDS encoding gas vesicle structural protein GvpA → MTVATQQGGGGGSSGLYDVLELILDRGLVIDAFVRVSLVGIEILKIDIRVVVASVDTYLRFAEACNRLDLESGPRKPAGLTELPGKLTESGARGKTKGALSGAAETISQAFQEARDEGRKR, encoded by the coding sequence ATGACGGTGGCAACACAGCAGGGTGGTGGCGGAGGTTCCAGTGGCCTCTACGACGTCCTGGAACTGATTCTCGACCGGGGGCTGGTGATCGACGCGTTCGTGCGGGTCTCCCTGGTCGGGATCGAAATACTCAAGATCGATATACGGGTCGTGGTGGCGAGCGTCGATACGTATCTGCGTTTCGCCGAGGCGTGCAACCGCCTTGACCTGGAGTCCGGCCCGCGCAAGCCGGCCGGCCTCACCGAGCTCCCCGGAAAGCTCACCGAATCGGGTGCCCGCGGCAAAACCAAAGGGGCGCTGTCCGGGGCCGCGGAAACGATCTCGCAGGCCTTCCAGGAAGCCCGGGACGAGGGACGTAAGCGGTAG
- a CDS encoding LacI family DNA-binding transcriptional regulator, translating into MPRNARRTTLADIAQAAGVSVATVSKVVNDRGDVAPQTRARVQELLHQHHYLAPVFRHTETVEGPTIEVQFKGGLKSYVAETLEGIIDSAAELGASVVISRASRAPHWARDLVSAGRRAVIAITSVYTTTHLNELARAGLPLVVLDPLHLPDNRVNSVGATNFAGGLAATQHLLSLGHRRIAYLGGPTMAVCNQARMHGFRAAMEAQGAPVRDAYVRPGEFTYETGLLGAVALLDLEEPPTAIFAGNDEIALGAVEAARTRGLRIPEDLSVVGFDDTSLAQMASPPLTTVRQPLREMGGAALRTALRLANGEKAESHHIELATELVVRASTAPPREATSADK; encoded by the coding sequence ATGCCACGGAACGCGCGACGCACCACTTTGGCGGACATCGCCCAAGCGGCTGGGGTCTCCGTCGCGACCGTGTCCAAAGTGGTCAACGACCGCGGTGACGTGGCGCCGCAAACCCGCGCCCGGGTACAGGAACTTCTGCATCAGCACCACTACCTCGCGCCCGTGTTCCGGCACACCGAAACCGTCGAAGGCCCCACCATCGAGGTGCAGTTCAAGGGCGGCCTCAAGTCGTATGTGGCCGAGACCCTGGAAGGCATCATCGACTCCGCCGCCGAGTTGGGAGCGTCGGTGGTGATCAGCAGGGCTTCCCGCGCCCCGCACTGGGCCCGGGACCTGGTCTCGGCCGGGCGCCGCGCCGTCATCGCGATCACCAGCGTGTACACCACGACCCACCTGAACGAACTGGCCCGGGCCGGGCTGCCCCTGGTCGTGCTGGACCCGCTGCACCTCCCCGACAACCGGGTCAACAGCGTCGGGGCGACCAACTTCGCCGGCGGCCTGGCCGCGACCCAGCACCTGCTTTCCCTCGGCCACCGGCGCATCGCCTATCTGGGCGGACCCACCATGGCCGTGTGCAACCAAGCACGCATGCACGGCTTCCGCGCGGCCATGGAGGCGCAAGGAGCGCCGGTACGCGACGCCTACGTCCGGCCCGGGGAATTCACGTACGAGACAGGCCTGCTCGGCGCCGTGGCACTGCTGGACCTGGAAGAGCCACCGACGGCGATCTTCGCAGGCAACGACGAGATCGCCCTCGGCGCCGTGGAAGCAGCGCGCACCCGAGGCCTGCGCATCCCCGAAGACCTCAGCGTGGTCGGCTTCGACGACACGAGCCTCGCCCAGATGGCCTCGCCACCGCTGACCACCGTGCGCCAGCCGCTACGGGAGATGGGCGGCGCCGCCCTGCGCACCGCCCTCCGACTGGCCAACGGCGAGAAGGCCGAGTCCCACCACATCGAACTCGCCACCGAACTCGTCGTACGCGCCTCGACAGCGCCGCCCCGGGAAGCGACTTCGGCGGACAAGTAG
- a CDS encoding extracellular solute-binding protein, producing MALSRRTLLGLAAGVPVSAALAACGSSGPSKSGGGATYWYLNGQPQEGVRAGAVDAFNKAHPKEQIKDTTFQNDAYKTKIKTAIGAGQAPTIIWGWGGGTLRTYVEAGQVEDLTSWFDEHATVKKGLFPSSFGAATVDGKIYAMPCETVQPIILYYNKKVFERVGAKPPKSWDDIMALVPKFNAKGIAPFSLGGQSRWTNMMWLEFLFDRIGGPELFQAIIEGEKNAWNHPDAITALTKVQELVKAHGFVKGFSSITADSNADQALLYTGRAAMMLHGAWSYGIQKADGGDFVSSGALGYMTFPPVEGGKGDPSDTVGNPAQYLSISSKADAEENKVAKDFFAKGVLQDEEVKKWIDNGSVPIRLGTEKLLAASKNADFLQFTYDIASKAKVFGQSWDQALSPTAAETLLDNIAKLFQLSISPEQFARNLNAVTAK from the coding sequence ATGGCGCTCTCCCGACGTACCCTCCTCGGCCTGGCCGCCGGCGTGCCGGTCTCCGCGGCGCTGGCGGCCTGCGGCTCGTCCGGTCCCAGCAAGAGCGGCGGTGGGGCCACGTACTGGTATCTGAACGGCCAGCCGCAGGAAGGCGTCAGGGCCGGCGCGGTGGACGCGTTCAACAAGGCCCACCCCAAGGAGCAGATCAAAGACACCACGTTCCAGAACGACGCGTACAAGACGAAGATCAAGACCGCCATCGGTGCCGGGCAGGCGCCCACCATCATCTGGGGCTGGGGCGGCGGGACGCTGCGCACCTACGTCGAAGCGGGCCAGGTCGAGGACCTCACCTCGTGGTTCGACGAGCACGCCACGGTCAAGAAGGGGTTGTTCCCCTCCTCGTTCGGCGCGGCGACCGTCGACGGCAAGATCTACGCGATGCCGTGCGAGACGGTGCAGCCGATCATCCTCTACTACAACAAGAAGGTCTTCGAACGGGTTGGCGCGAAACCGCCGAAGTCCTGGGACGACATCATGGCGCTGGTGCCGAAGTTCAACGCGAAGGGCATAGCGCCGTTCTCCCTCGGTGGCCAGTCCCGGTGGACGAACATGATGTGGCTGGAGTTCCTGTTCGACCGCATCGGCGGTCCCGAGCTGTTCCAGGCGATCATCGAGGGTGAGAAGAACGCGTGGAACCACCCGGACGCCATCACCGCGCTGACCAAGGTGCAGGAGCTGGTCAAGGCCCACGGGTTCGTCAAGGGCTTCTCCTCGATCACCGCGGACTCCAACGCCGACCAGGCGCTGCTGTACACCGGCAGGGCGGCGATGATGCTGCACGGCGCCTGGTCGTACGGCATCCAGAAGGCCGACGGCGGGGACTTCGTCTCCAGCGGTGCGCTGGGCTACATGACCTTCCCGCCCGTCGAAGGCGGCAAGGGCGATCCGAGCGACACCGTCGGCAACCCCGCGCAGTACCTGTCCATCTCCTCGAAGGCCGACGCCGAGGAGAATAAGGTGGCCAAGGACTTCTTCGCCAAGGGCGTGCTCCAGGACGAGGAGGTGAAGAAGTGGATCGACAACGGGTCGGTGCCCATCCGGCTGGGCACCGAGAAGCTGCTGGCGGCCTCCAAGAACGCCGACTTCCTGCAGTTCACGTACGACATCGCCAGCAAGGCCAAGGTGTTCGGCCAGTCCTGGGACCAGGCGCTGAGTCCGACGGCAGCCGAGACACTGCTGGACAACATCGCCAAACTGTTCCAACTCTCCATATCACCAGAGCAGTTCGCCCGTAACCTCAATGCGGTCACCGCCAAATGA
- a CDS encoding carbohydrate ABC transporter permease: protein MSALTGHPPRREPRSILPWLATPALVVFVGFAVIPLVGVFALSFTTWDGIGAIHPSGLTSWRAVLTNPGLPHALWVTFLVMVVSWAVQTPLSILLGTFLAGRQRYRAVLGVVYFVPLMLSSAAIAIAYKALLDPNFGLGAGLRIHALSQDWLGRPGLAFGVVVFVVSWQFIPFHSLIYQGGVQQIPKSLYEAAQLDGAGRIRQFFSITLPQLKYTVITSSTLMVVGSLTFFDLIFVLTEGGPGDATRVLALDMYKRGFQANLMGPASAIAVILVLVGLALALLLRRLGGRDAGASQLEGV from the coding sequence ATGAGCGCTCTCACAGGCCATCCGCCGCGTCGTGAACCGCGCAGCATCCTGCCGTGGCTGGCAACGCCGGCGCTGGTGGTCTTCGTCGGCTTCGCCGTGATTCCGCTCGTCGGCGTCTTCGCGCTGAGCTTCACCACCTGGGACGGAATCGGCGCCATCCATCCGTCCGGGCTGACCAGTTGGCGCGCGGTGCTCACCAACCCCGGGCTGCCGCACGCCCTCTGGGTGACCTTCCTGGTGATGGTCGTGTCCTGGGCCGTTCAGACGCCACTGAGTATTCTGCTCGGCACGTTCCTGGCAGGCCGCCAGCGCTACCGCGCGGTGCTGGGCGTGGTGTACTTCGTCCCGCTGATGCTCAGCTCCGCGGCGATCGCGATCGCGTACAAGGCCCTGCTCGACCCCAACTTCGGGCTCGGCGCCGGGCTGAGGATCCACGCACTCAGCCAGGACTGGCTGGGGCGGCCCGGGCTCGCGTTCGGAGTCGTCGTCTTCGTCGTCTCCTGGCAGTTCATCCCGTTCCACTCACTGATCTACCAGGGCGGTGTCCAGCAGATACCGAAGTCCCTCTACGAAGCGGCACAGTTGGACGGAGCCGGACGGATCCGGCAGTTCTTCAGCATCACGCTGCCCCAGCTGAAATACACCGTCATCACCTCGTCCACGCTGATGGTGGTCGGGTCGCTGACCTTCTTCGACCTCATCTTCGTCCTGACCGAAGGCGGCCCCGGCGATGCCACCCGGGTCCTCGCACTGGACATGTACAAGCGGGGATTCCAGGCCAATCTGATGGGTCCGGCCAGCGCCATCGCGGTCATCCTGGTCCTGGTGGGACTGGCCCTCGCCCTGCTGCTGCGCCGGCTCGGCGGCCGGGACGCCGGAGCCAGCCAACTCGAGGGGGTCTGA
- a CDS encoding carbohydrate ABC transporter permease, with product MTTTLTESRRPQKTTHGERQGKSRPARRRNWAGGLAGWLWLVVVAVPLYWALITSLKVQSRYYASNPLVPSGDPTLDNYRLVIESDFLRYFVNSVVVTAGAVIPAVVFSFMAAYAIVRGWRMRALRAMNGLFLMGLAIPLQATVIPVYLIIIKLHLYDSLLALILPSIAFAIPLSVLVLTNFIRDVPKELFDSMRVDGATEWTTLWRLAAPLTRPAILTVTIFNALTIWNGFLLPLVLTQSPERRTLPLALWTFQGQYGVNVPAVLAAVVLTTLPVLVLYAFGRRQLLSGLTAGFSR from the coding sequence ATGACCACCACGCTGACCGAATCGCGACGACCGCAGAAGACCACCCACGGCGAGAGGCAAGGCAAGTCCCGTCCTGCCCGCCGTCGCAACTGGGCCGGTGGCCTGGCCGGATGGCTCTGGCTCGTCGTCGTCGCCGTACCCCTGTACTGGGCCCTGATCACCAGCCTCAAGGTCCAGAGCCGCTACTACGCGAGCAACCCGCTGGTGCCCTCGGGTGACCCGACCCTGGACAACTACCGGCTGGTCATCGAGTCCGACTTCCTTCGCTACTTCGTGAACAGCGTCGTGGTCACCGCCGGCGCCGTAATCCCGGCGGTCGTGTTCTCCTTCATGGCCGCCTACGCGATCGTCCGGGGTTGGCGCATGCGGGCCCTGCGCGCGATGAACGGGCTGTTCCTCATGGGCCTGGCCATCCCGCTGCAGGCGACGGTGATCCCGGTCTACCTGATCATCATCAAGCTGCATCTGTACGACAGCCTGCTGGCTCTGATCCTCCCGTCGATCGCCTTCGCCATCCCGCTGTCCGTGCTGGTACTCACCAACTTCATCCGCGACGTGCCGAAGGAACTGTTCGACTCGATGCGGGTCGACGGAGCCACCGAATGGACGACGCTGTGGCGGCTGGCGGCACCGCTCACCCGGCCGGCCATCCTCACCGTGACCATCTTCAACGCACTGACCATCTGGAACGGATTCCTGCTCCCGCTGGTCCTCACCCAGAGCCCCGAGCGCCGGACCCTGCCGCTCGCCCTGTGGACCTTCCAGGGCCAGTACGGGGTCAACGTTCCCGCCGTTCTTGCCGCCGTGGTCCTCACCACACTGCCCGTCCTGGTCCTGTACGCGTTCGGCCGCCGTCAACTGCTGAGCGGTCTGACCGCCGGGTTCAGCCGTTGA